In Caldicellulosiruptor obsidiansis OB47, a single window of DNA contains:
- the minC gene encoding septum site-determining protein MinC, with protein sequence MNEPVVLKGFGKGIAVILDSSCDFEIICDHFKQKVINGKNFFSGYEIPIQFIGRRLNSYELQKLIEIMKTFGGVHDIIFPWDEISFHNLLSTVGESSEDIKEEQLNAKIHKGTLRSGQVITSESDLIIIGDVNPGAEVISKNNIIVLGALRGIAHAGISGNKNAVVFALEMDPVQIRIANIIARAPDEDNKHEKGVAEIAYIENETIVVKPVTQF encoded by the coding sequence TTGAACGAACCTGTTGTTTTAAAGGGGTTTGGGAAAGGAATAGCTGTGATTTTGGACAGTAGTTGTGATTTTGAGATAATCTGTGATCATTTTAAACAAAAAGTTATAAACGGCAAAAATTTTTTTTCAGGATATGAAATTCCCATCCAGTTTATAGGAAGAAGACTTAATAGTTATGAGTTACAAAAGCTAATAGAGATAATGAAAACATTTGGAGGGGTGCATGATATAATATTCCCATGGGACGAGATTAGTTTTCATAATCTTCTCTCAACTGTAGGAGAAAGTTCCGAAGATATAAAAGAAGAGCAGCTTAATGCAAAGATACATAAAGGAACACTTCGGTCTGGACAGGTTATAACATCCGAGTCTGACTTAATAATTATAGGTGATGTAAATCCAGGAGCTGAGGTGATATCTAAAAATAACATAATTGTCCTGGGAGCGCTCAGAGGAATTGCACATGCAGGCATTTCTGGTAATAAAAATGCGGTAGTTTTTGCACTTGAGATGGACCCTGTTCAGATCAGGATCGCCAATATAATTGCGAGGGCGCCTGATGAAGATAATAAGCATGAAAAAGGGGTTGCTGAGATAGCTTATATAGAAAATGAAACAATAGTTGTTAAGCCTGTTACACAATTTTAA
- the speE gene encoding polyamine aminopropyltransferase, whose translation MELWFTEQQTPDLGFTCKITKTIYTAKTQYQDLAILETKQFGRMLVLDGAVQTTIADEFCYHELISHVPLFTHPNPKKVAVIGGGDGGVIREILKHDEVEKAYLIEIDREVVEASKKYLPEISYALDDERAEVIITDGIKFVSENKNMFDVIIVDSTDPIGPAVGLFQDSFYKAVFECLKEDGLFVAQTESPFYDKDLIKNVFHTVKSIFPITRLYLGFIPTYPSGLWSFTLGSKRYDPLEVDISRIKRIDTKYYNPELHKALFALPTFVQEIIK comes from the coding sequence ATGGAACTTTGGTTTACTGAGCAACAGACTCCTGACTTGGGATTTACATGCAAGATAACAAAGACCATTTACACGGCAAAGACTCAATATCAAGACTTGGCAATACTTGAAACCAAACAGTTTGGTAGGATGCTTGTACTGGACGGTGCTGTTCAAACAACTATTGCTGATGAGTTTTGTTACCATGAGTTAATTTCTCATGTTCCTTTATTCACTCATCCAAATCCCAAAAAGGTTGCTGTCATAGGTGGGGGAGACGGAGGAGTTATTAGAGAAATTCTTAAACATGACGAGGTTGAAAAGGCATATTTAATCGAGATTGATAGAGAAGTTGTGGAAGCAAGCAAGAAATACCTTCCTGAGATAAGCTATGCACTTGATGATGAAAGAGCAGAGGTCATTATAACCGACGGAATAAAATTTGTATCCGAAAACAAAAACATGTTTGATGTTATTATTGTGGATTCAACAGACCCTATTGGACCAGCAGTGGGGCTTTTTCAAGATAGTTTTTATAAGGCAGTATTTGAATGCTTGAAAGAGGATGGACTTTTTGTTGCACAGACCGAGTCGCCTTTTTATGACAAGGACTTGATAAAGAATGTGTTTCATACAGTGAAGTCTATTTTCCCAATAACAAGGCTCTATCTTGGATTTATTCCAACATATCCAAGCGGGCTTTGGAGTTTTACTCTTGGTTCTAAAAGGTATGACCCACTTGAGGTAGATATTTCAAGGATAAAAAGGATTGATACAAAATATTACAATCCAGAGTTGCACAAAGCTCTATTTGCACTGCCAACTTTTGTCCAGGAAATTATAAAGTAA
- the minD gene encoding septum site-determining protein MinD: protein MGEVYVITSGKGGVGKTTTTANVGTYLSILGKRVLLIDADIGLRNLDVVMGLENRIVFDIVDVVEGRCKPKQALIKDKRFDGLYLLPAAQSKDKTAVSPEQMKALCEQLKDDFDFVLIDCPAGIEQGFKNAIAGAQKAIVVTTPEVSAVRDADRIIGLLEAYELHNPKLIINRIRFDMVKRGDMMDIDDILEILSIELLGIIPDDEKIIISTNKGEPVVMDEKSRAGQEYRNIARRILGENIPIVSEEENLGFLGRLKRFLGLNNS, encoded by the coding sequence ATGGGAGAGGTTTATGTTATTACATCTGGTAAGGGTGGAGTGGGGAAAACAACAACCACTGCAAATGTAGGGACATATTTGAGCATTTTAGGGAAAAGAGTACTTTTGATTGATGCTGATATAGGTCTTAGAAATTTGGATGTTGTTATGGGACTTGAGAACAGAATTGTGTTTGACATTGTAGATGTTGTAGAAGGAAGATGCAAACCAAAACAGGCTTTAATTAAGGATAAAAGGTTTGATGGACTTTACTTACTTCCTGCTGCTCAGTCAAAGGACAAAACTGCTGTTTCACCTGAACAAATGAAAGCTTTGTGCGAGCAATTGAAAGATGATTTTGATTTTGTCTTAATTGACTGTCCGGCAGGAATTGAACAAGGGTTCAAAAATGCAATTGCAGGTGCACAGAAGGCAATTGTGGTAACAACACCTGAAGTCTCTGCTGTACGTGATGCCGACAGGATTATTGGTCTTTTAGAAGCTTATGAGCTGCACAATCCTAAGCTCATTATAAACAGGATAAGATTTGATATGGTCAAACGAGGAGATATGATGGATATTGACGATATTCTCGAAATTCTTTCGATAGAACTTCTTGGCATAATACCTGATGATGAAAAGATTATAATCTCTACTAACAAAGGAGAACCTGTTGTAATGGACGAAAAATCAAGAGCAGGACAAGAGTACAGGAACATAGCAAGAAGAATCTTGGGGGAGAATATCCCTATTGTGAGCGAGGAAGAAAATTTAGGATTTTTGGGTAGGCTTAAAAGGTTTTTGGGGTTAAATAATTCTTAG
- the mgsA gene encoding methylglyoxal synthase translates to MNIALIAHDKKKELMVQFAIAYKFILSKHTLYATGTTGRLIQEATGLEVHRFLPGPLGGDQQIGSLIAYNQIDMVIFLRDPLTAQPHEPDVNALLRLCDVHNIPLATNIATAELLIKALDRGDLSWREIVNPKLQKNKSDK, encoded by the coding sequence ATGAATATAGCACTTATTGCCCATGACAAGAAAAAAGAACTTATGGTTCAATTTGCAATAGCCTATAAGTTTATCCTATCAAAACACACGCTGTATGCAACAGGAACCACTGGAAGGTTAATTCAGGAAGCAACAGGACTTGAAGTTCATAGATTTCTTCCGGGTCCACTTGGTGGGGATCAGCAAATAGGTTCTTTGATTGCATACAATCAGATCGACATGGTGATATTTTTGAGAGACCCTCTTACAGCCCAGCCACATGAGCCAGATGTAAATGCACTTTTGCGTCTTTGTGATGTCCATAATATTCCTCTTGCAACAAACATTGCGACAGCAGAACTCTTGATAAAAGCTCTTGACAGAGGAGATTTATCATGGCGCGAAATTGTAAATCCAAAATTGCAAAAAAACAAGAGTGATAAGTGA
- the steA gene encoding putative cytokinetic ring protein SteA, protein MIKGKVRVDRRTKNLVRRLRPGEIPVILHEDIDEVAAYSLLEKKVRVVINCAKSFTGKFPAVGAKILLSHDVIMIDDLGEEVFNRIKEGDIIEIKNDKIFLNDEYLCDAKYLSKHEFESFYQKSFKEMENLLEDFIENTLEYAKKEKGFILGQFEMPDISTKIAGRHVLVVTRGSSFKKDIKAIKGYITEVKPVVIAVDGAADALLEEKIRPNIIIGDMDSVSEESLYKCDEIIVHSYPNGYAPGLKKVEALGLTAKIVACPGTSEDVALLLAYEKGAELIVSVGSHSSMLDFLEKGRKGMSSTFLVRLKIGPKLVDARGVSKLYTEKVSFKYIGVLLFSALIPILAILMVTPPFQYFFYLIQLKLRVILR, encoded by the coding sequence ATGATAAAAGGGAAGGTTAGAGTTGATAGAAGAACCAAAAACTTGGTAAGAAGACTAAGACCAGGTGAGATACCTGTTATATTGCACGAGGATATTGATGAGGTAGCTGCATATTCTCTTTTGGAGAAAAAAGTGAGGGTTGTAATCAACTGTGCTAAATCTTTTACCGGGAAGTTTCCAGCAGTTGGTGCGAAGATTCTTCTTTCACACGATGTGATTATGATTGACGATTTGGGAGAAGAAGTCTTTAATCGAATAAAAGAAGGAGACATTATAGAAATTAAAAACGACAAGATATTTTTGAATGATGAATACTTGTGCGATGCGAAATATCTTTCCAAACACGAGTTTGAATCTTTTTATCAAAAGAGTTTTAAAGAAATGGAAAATCTTTTAGAAGACTTTATTGAAAATACATTAGAGTATGCAAAAAAAGAAAAAGGATTTATCTTAGGGCAATTTGAAATGCCTGACATTTCAACTAAAATAGCTGGAAGACATGTACTTGTTGTTACAAGAGGAAGCAGTTTTAAAAAGGATATAAAAGCAATTAAAGGTTATATAACCGAGGTAAAACCGGTAGTGATTGCAGTTGATGGTGCTGCTGACGCATTGCTTGAGGAAAAGATAAGACCAAACATTATAATCGGGGATATGGACAGTGTGTCGGAAGAAAGTCTTTACAAATGTGATGAGATAATTGTTCATTCGTATCCAAACGGATATGCACCAGGACTTAAAAAAGTAGAGGCTTTGGGGCTCACAGCAAAAATAGTAGCATGTCCTGGTACGAGTGAAGATGTTGCCTTGCTTCTTGCTTATGAAAAGGGAGCAGAGCTTATAGTTTCGGTTGGTTCTCACAGCAGTATGCTTGATTTTTTAGAGAAAGGTCGGAAAGGAATGTCGAGCACTTTTCTCGTCAGGTTAAAAATAGGTCCAAAGCTTGTAGATGCAAGAGGTGTGTCCAAGCTTTATACTGAAAAGGTAAGTTTTAAGTATATCGGCGTTTTGTTATTTTCTGCGCTTATTCCTATACTTGCAATCCTTATGGTAACTCCGCCTTTTCAATACTTTTTCTATTTGATTCAATTAAAACTGAGAGTAATTTTGAGGTAG
- a CDS encoding copper transporter: MNGVSIKYFVITIASIFVALGVGILIGFSLNSEKFVQKQFQQQLSLIDKNLVELKKENDRLVKEIDEYKSQINQLGKINDTLVNAYLKTCKSNAVVSLIVTSTDYSYNDLIDFLRKNQIKLARIVKIKRTFVDVLNNKTSDFPEYKLPEDAINTLMLYAVFDMKDDFITKLTEKRYIEINRLSGEIADTILIAGGNTLQNDTFNAVDRRFIEKLKNINDLNIVGVEQSYSELNYCEKYKSMGLDTVDNVDELTGKVSLMELIRGGNGNYGTKKEANLLMPNTFTSVEVSENSLKKRRESLLEQYQNIQSTNVMP, from the coding sequence ATGAATGGAGTGAGTATAAAGTATTTCGTTATTACGATTGCTTCCATCTTTGTTGCTCTTGGGGTTGGAATACTTATTGGATTTTCGTTAAATAGCGAAAAATTTGTTCAAAAACAGTTTCAACAACAGCTAAGCCTTATAGATAAGAACTTAGTTGAGTTAAAAAAAGAGAATGACAGGCTTGTAAAAGAAATTGATGAGTACAAATCACAGATCAATCAACTGGGAAAAATAAATGACACTCTTGTAAATGCATACCTTAAAACGTGCAAAAGTAATGCAGTTGTAAGTCTCATTGTAACCTCAACAGATTATTCATACAACGACCTAATAGATTTTTTGAGAAAGAACCAAATAAAGTTAGCAAGAATTGTTAAGATAAAACGGACGTTTGTGGATGTTTTGAATAATAAGACAAGCGATTTTCCAGAATACAAACTTCCAGAAGATGCGATAAATACTCTAATGTTGTATGCGGTATTTGATATGAAAGATGACTTTATAACAAAACTTACAGAAAAAAGATATATAGAAATAAATAGACTATCAGGAGAAATTGCTGATACAATTTTGATAGCAGGCGGGAATACTCTTCAGAATGATACTTTTAACGCAGTTGATAGAAGATTTATTGAAAAGTTGAAAAATATAAACGATCTCAATATTGTTGGAGTTGAGCAATCGTACAGTGAATTAAACTATTGTGAAAAGTACAAAAGCATGGGCTTGGATACAGTTGATAACGTTGATGAACTGACTGGAAAAGTTTCGCTTATGGAGCTTATAAGAGGCGGAAATGGCAATTATGGGACTAAAAAAGAGGCAAACCTTTTGATGCCGAATACCTTTACAAGCGTTGAGGTTTCTGAAAATTCATTGAAAAAGAGAAGAGAAAGTTTGCTTGAGCAATATCAAAATATACAATCTACAAATGTTATGCCATAA
- the minE gene encoding cell division topological specificity factor MinE — protein sequence MFEFFNKFFNKQSSKDIAKERLKLVIIHDRANVSPELLELIKNEVLKAIQKYIVIDDKLLEIQITRTPSEQKGEFVPALIANIPIKSVKKTEILNNEADD from the coding sequence ATGTTTGAATTCTTTAACAAGTTCTTTAACAAACAATCTTCAAAGGATATTGCAAAGGAAAGGTTGAAACTTGTTATTATTCACGACAGGGCAAACGTGTCTCCAGAACTTTTAGAGCTTATAAAGAATGAAGTTTTAAAAGCTATACAAAAATACATAGTGATTGACGACAAGCTCTTGGAAATTCAAATAACCAGAACACCGTCTGAGCAGAAAGGTGAATTTGTTCCTGCACTTATTGCCAATATTCCTATAAAATCTGTAAAGAAAACTGAGATTTTAAACAACGAGGCTGACGATTAA
- the rodA gene encoding rod shape-determining protein RodA, whose protein sequence is MMVQNKQTIKKRFNVVITILMIILCLTGFILIASATNVLETGKYKLVISQVIWFCLGLSLYLIFSLIDYRMFANFYVIIYMTMVILLLYVDLKGINVLGGQRWIKIGPFSFQPSEISKLLMVVFFAKVVTMQENINKFKTLAKVLIFTAIPIVLVLKQPDLGTASVFVAIIATILFVAGLDLRYFYAAIGALLVFIPIAWEFVLHEYQKDRIRIFLNPQLDPMGKGWQVIYSQIAIGSGRVFGKGLFMGTINRLDYLPVKESDFIFGVAGEELGFVGCIIIIIVYALLILSLIKIASTCKDKLGSYIVSGVAGMFGFQMFVNIAMTLGIMPVTGIPLPFVSYGGSSMLTSMASLGIVQSIYRENIKTMF, encoded by the coding sequence ATGATGGTCCAAAACAAGCAAACAATAAAAAAAAGGTTCAATGTTGTCATAACCATTTTAATGATAATTCTTTGTCTTACTGGATTTATTCTAATTGCAAGTGCGACTAATGTTCTGGAGACAGGAAAATATAAACTGGTCATTTCACAAGTCATTTGGTTTTGTTTAGGACTCAGCTTGTATCTCATTTTTTCATTAATTGACTATAGAATGTTTGCAAACTTTTATGTTATTATTTATATGACAATGGTTATTCTGCTTTTATATGTAGACTTAAAAGGCATAAATGTACTTGGCGGTCAGAGATGGATAAAAATTGGACCATTTTCGTTTCAACCGTCTGAGATTTCTAAATTGCTAATGGTAGTATTTTTTGCAAAAGTTGTTACAATGCAGGAAAATATTAATAAATTCAAAACATTGGCTAAAGTATTAATTTTCACTGCAATTCCTATAGTTCTTGTTTTAAAACAACCTGACTTGGGAACAGCTTCTGTCTTTGTTGCTATAATTGCTACAATTTTATTTGTTGCAGGGCTGGACTTGAGATATTTCTATGCTGCAATTGGTGCTCTTTTGGTGTTTATTCCTATTGCATGGGAATTTGTTCTTCATGAATATCAAAAAGATAGAATAAGAATATTTTTAAATCCTCAGCTTGACCCGATGGGAAAAGGATGGCAGGTAATATATTCTCAGATAGCTATAGGGTCAGGAAGAGTATTTGGAAAAGGTTTATTTATGGGAACAATCAACAGGCTTGACTATCTTCCTGTAAAGGAATCTGACTTTATATTTGGTGTAGCAGGTGAAGAACTTGGGTTTGTCGGCTGTATAATTATAATAATAGTATATGCGCTGCTTATACTGAGTCTTATAAAGATAGCTTCCACCTGCAAAGATAAGCTTGGTTCTTACATTGTTTCTGGAGTTGCAGGAATGTTTGGTTTTCAGATGTTTGTCAATATTGCAATGACTCTTGGGATAATGCCAGTGACTGGAATCCCTTTGCCGTTTGTAAGCTATGGTGGAAGTTCTATGCTTACTTCCATGGCATCGCTTGGAATTGTGCAAAGCATTTATAGGGAAAATATAAAAACTATGTTTTGA
- a CDS encoding glycosyltransferase family 2 protein: protein MNVVVVIPVYNPPQSFEKLLQDLSYIEFIKNILVVDDGSKKKIFSYYDKCIVLTHSKNKGKGAALKTAFEYLKERSFDRIILLDGDLKVKKEELQAFCEKVFILNDRQVVIGYPINVKKKGFGIVKKFAKFVVKIYTKKEVEHCLSGQRIIPFSVLKDIKYIPDRYGVDISMLIDFINMGCEIKEMEFDFSHDEKGKNLRDILHKTRQMKDIFLVFITKWRV from the coding sequence TTGAATGTTGTTGTAGTAATTCCTGTGTATAATCCTCCGCAATCTTTTGAAAAGTTATTACAAGATTTGTCTTATATAGAGTTTATAAAAAATATACTTGTTGTTGATGATGGTTCTAAAAAAAAGATTTTCTCTTATTATGATAAGTGCATTGTGCTGACTCATAGTAAAAACAAAGGAAAAGGTGCGGCTTTAAAAACAGCATTTGAATATCTCAAAGAAAGGTCATTTGACAGGATAATACTTCTGGATGGTGACTTAAAGGTAAAAAAAGAAGAGTTGCAAGCATTTTGTGAAAAAGTTTTTATTCTAAATGATAGACAAGTAGTAATTGGTTATCCTATAAATGTTAAAAAAAAGGGGTTTGGAATTGTAAAAAAGTTTGCCAAATTTGTAGTAAAAATTTATACAAAAAAAGAAGTTGAACACTGTCTAAGTGGTCAGAGGATAATTCCGTTCTCTGTTTTAAAAGATATTAAATACATTCCTGATAGATATGGAGTAGATATTTCAATGTTAATTGATTTTATTAATATGGGCTGTGAAATAAAAGAAATGGAGTTTGATTTTTCGCATGACGAAAAAGGAAAGAATTTGAGAGATATATTACATAAAACACGACAAATGAAAGATATATTCTTGGTTTTTATTACAAAATGGAGGGTGTGA